gaattactttttaaaaatatttgaagtataCTTTCCAATGAAAACACTTTGACCACTGGTCTAGTTCATTACATACTGACTTAACTGCTAAATCCAAATAGCTATATCGTGACACATGCCAAATGTTACTATTTTCAGCCTCAAGTAATGAAAATCTTGTCTACAAAAGAATTGTGTAGTGTAAAGGCATTGAGGTTGATCTCTGAAATCTAAATTTCATGACTGTTTCTTGCCTTTGCGATACGAGGCCAATCCTTAAACCCATGTCTATAATTTTCTTGCCAGCAAAGCTGTAATATTCCTACCTCTTCTGTTACTTAATTGACTCAGTGAATgtatatattagaaaaattattcatGTAACACAAAACCCATCTTGTGTATTTAACTGCCACCAGCCATTGTTATTTTTATGAGTATTTActatttatatgctaaatttatatttacatactgTATATtgctaaattaatatatatagtgcacatttttatttcttaagaatttttaataattttttcatttgtttatgtgtttttgcTTCTactgtttcttgtttttcatcAGATTTTTCTACTCTTGTATATGCTCATAGATTTAACTGTGTTTAGGTACACTTTTTTCAGATTTTCTTGAATCAGCTAcatgtacatttttaattttaacatctcTATCCCTAAGAAATCCTTTgttaattttaagtttatatcACTTAAGTTAAAATTACTGCAAAATTtgatataataaataacaaaatttgaCAGCATACTTTGTCACTAGTTTATGTTTTGTAATATAAACTCAGTCAAGATTTATGATGAGTTAGTTATAGTTTATTTAATATATGGTCCCTAACTTCTTGATTTTTAACACTACttgagaaaagttttaaaaatttttttatataaaacactttactttttatatttattgctaaAAGTAGAATTTGGATGTTCAGTAGATGTCAGTATAAGGCTGTTGTATTCTCACTTTGTGTTATTATATTCATATCAGCAAAgctaatatacaaatattttcaattactttatcattaaaatatgatAATGCTCAACTTCATTGAACAAATAGACACCCTCCAACTTAAAATTATTACCTAATATAAAGAAGCACCTAAAATTAACACATATTCATTGTGGTGTATTTCTATGTTATGGCATTATATGTTTCTTTACTTATAAGAGCCAATTAAGCTATTATAGTGAAGTTCAtcagggctggagatacagtgcaGTTGGTGAGACAGTGCAGTTGCCTTACATTCTCCTGTTCTGGTGTGATTCCCTGGCTTCAACCTccgcatcatatatggtcctgcaagcactgaGAGATGTGAGCTCTGGGCAAAGAACCAGAAATTATGCCTGAGCACTGCATctgggtcccccaaacaaaaactaaacaaaaataaataaattttcaataaaagagTTAAGCTGATTAGAGGAGCTTACTAAATGATGACAAATCTAGTGAATGACCTATTATTgttaatgcaaataattttttatttcaaaaggctTATTTACATACCCATGATTTCTAAACTCATGAGAGATAAAGTTTCTCTTTAGTTATCTTTTAATAACTAGAAATTTAGAGAAACAGCTTATAGACCGCAGTTGacttctgttttcatttctccagaaaattttcttattctgtttACCTTCATTGAAATATTCCTACTGAATACTTTAATTATAACTCCCTTAAATTTCCACAAACATCTTAGTCAATAAGTGTCTCTTTGTAGTCCCAGACTTCTTATtaataaataacacaaaatacATGCTTATTTTTTTGGAACATCCCATATCCTTACCGTGCTCTTAGAATGCTCTTACAGGCAAATTATTCTGAACTACTAAGTCAACACTTGGTCACTTtccatctcttttttccttctagtttTTACAATATTAATTTGTACAAATAGAGAATTACACAGTATATACGTATAggttcatgtatttttttctgatatctttATATCTACATATGTACACCCAAACACATGTCTAtctatatctctctctatatgctctgaaaataaatcaattcaatttatatttaaatattttattacattttttaagagGCAGCCCTCCCCTCAATTCAAAATTCTTTATGTTATCACAcaactgagagggacagaggcttttagggtggcctccaatcacccttagaggtattaccatggttcacaccaaatttgaaacCTATCacatatggtgtgggaataatgggtattaagtgttttatggtgtgtctggagagcagcctggagcatggtggttgCTGGGTAGTggattttcaacatttttaacactggagaagaattgttcctcggaacatgtgacaacagaggcattggtggttttggtgtccttgtcaatacgAACTCGGCCATGAGCAtagattcattcgaatgcctaacaactcgaatTGGATggttatgcttgaatagatgtggctcactgcctgcagtttctatcttcatcgtctacgcaccaacttcctactacgataaagaagaaattgagaggttctacatggaactggagaagttcttaaaagaagaccacaccttctacaagatcattgttggtgattttaatgccaagataggtccgagaaggttgcctgaagaactccacattgggtggGACACATAGCCTAGagtggaacgatcagggtgagagacgtctgaattcatcatgtcgaccaagaccatccatggtaactcacagttccagaaggccgaatctaaacgctggacatgggagtctcccagtggacagttccacaatgaaactgaccacatcatattcaatcgaagattttgcctgaccgatgtggctgttgtcccaaaattccaaatgggatcggaccaccatttccttcgtgcaaaattctacttcacagagcggggagaaaagtctgcaaaatttaagtctaagaaggcaactcccagaatgaccactaactgagagctctttggcacttttgcagcaatgtgggaagatgccatccttgacaacatcgacgaagaatacgatcgactggttcagcacctccatgtctgtttgaagaatgccaagaatgagaaagccacaaacagacacctgatttcagaaactctcgagctcattcgtcaacgtggtttggcgcaagcctcaggcaaccacaagctaacgtccgagctcacaaagctgtgcagagatgcgataaaggaagacctcaaagagagaagagcagcagtgttggccagtgcagcacaagctgggaaaagtattcgcaaagctcgcctgtccttcgccaactacaagaccaagatgactgccctccgacgtcccgatggatctattacatcttccagaaaggcaatggacaggattattcattttttttgttttgttttgttttgttttttataaaaaggaCTTTACTACTCCATCCACAAGGGCAGGTCTTCAGGGATGGGGAGGTGCCGTCTACTTGCCGGCGATGAGGGGGTTCCGCAGGACCACAATGACCGAGTCGCCACGCAGGAACATCTTGGAGATGTAGCGGTCCTTGTTGACGGGCTTGGACTTCTTCTTCCCCTTGCCGCTCTTGGGGACCTCGGTCCACATCTCCTTCATGTTCTCCAGCACCATGTTGCAGTGTCGGTCGAAGGCCTTCACGCGGCCCAGGAGCTTCTTGTTGTTGCGGCAGTTGATGAGCACCTGTGTGTTGTTCTTGACCGACTGCGTGAGCACGGAGAGCGGGCCCGTGTtgaactcctcctcctcccgcttcTGCAACTCCTCGGGGGTCATCTCGCTCTTGGGCTTGTTGAGGAGGCTCATGGTGGCGCCGCTACGGTCCTCAAATCAGCCCCGTTAGCTCCGCGTTGCTGCAGCCTTCTACTccaatctctttgacagccatgtccacctgcccacatatcaaatttcaaaggatggatatgttgttcccgacattctcccttctgaaatctgacacgccattttgttggtaaagacgtgtacaacaccaggtccggacaaggtcagacccaaacacctgaagaatctgtcaccggtactcatcaatacactggcccaactcttcacacgctacctctctgaatgcaaggttccatctcagtggaaaaccagtaggaccgttctgttgtacaagaagggagacatccacgacatcggcaactattgcccaatctgcctgctgtctgtcgtctacaagttgttcactcctattatctgagtagaataggcagaacactagacaaaggacaaccatgcgagcaagccaggttccgaaggggattcagcacgatagaccatatccacacagtgaccaaactcattgaagtttctcgagagttcaagatgccgctctgtctaatgttcatcgagttaaagaaggcctttgattctcttgagacaggcggtcatcgaagtcctggccaaacagggtgttcaaactcagtatatcaaaatcctcctcgagctgtattgtggattcaccaccaggatctcaccattctacaaggaagtgatcattgatgtaaagagaggggtgtggcagggtgataccatttcaacgaaactcttcagtgccgcccttgagaacatcatgcgatgactggaatgggaaggaatgggacaaAGATGGATAGtcagcaattataccacctcaGTTTCGCcaatgacattgttctcataacaccaaacattaaccaagcggcacaaatgctggcctactttgaccacgggtgtggaaaggtcggattgcagctgaatctcaacaagacgatgttcataaaaaacaaactggtccctgaagctccatttgctctcaatggaatgaacatctctgaatgcagcagctatgtgtacctgggttgagaaattaacatgaggaacgacttggtgccagaactgcgcaggaggaagagagcagcgtggaatgccttcaagagcgttgaagaagtggttaagagaatgaagaaacttcgacttcgggcacatctttttgattccacagttcttcctgcactaacatatgcctcagagacctgggacctatgcaaacaggatgagaatgctgttaGCGTATCACAAAGAGGAATCTTAAGAGCTAatctgggaatatcatgtctcactcaagtgagagaaggaatccggagttctgacctccgtcaatggtcaaaaatcagggatgctgtctcctttgccaaggcatcaaaaatcagatgagctgggcATGTAATGCgtttcagagatgaccactggactagagctgctaccgactggattccacgggacgtcagaagacctcgtggccgcccatcaactagatggtcagacttctttgtcaaatccctgaatgaacgatttgaggctcttactggagcaagcaaatatcattgagctgcactagctcaagacaaggacaaatggagatgttactggcgcctgtttgagcaaattgaagatcaacgggactacaagtgatacaagtgatcacacAACCACTATCAACATTTGATTCTCCAAAATACCAGTGTAGAAGAGAAGCAGGATTTGAGGAAAATGAATGCATATTCAATATTCTTGAGCAGCTCATGGCTTTATCTTCTCAATTTTTATTGACCTGAATATATCAAATATCCCAATGTGAgatagagatgctcaggagaatgtcataaaatataattttcctctTTATGAATTATGCTGACATGTTACAAGACACTATTTCAAAAGTAGCACTCAACTTTTCTTTacaattctttgaaaaaaatacattgtCCTTTAAAATTgtatgcaaaaataataaattttatgctgccactaatttttttaagaagctaAGATTTTAAGAATATGTTGATGATTAATTCTTCCATGATAAACTGAGTAGTAAGATTTTGGTTAGAAGTAGCTTAGTGGGGGTTGGTGAGATAGCAGAggtgtagggtacttgccttgcacactgctgactaaggttcaatcctcagcatcccataaggtcccccaagaaccaccagaagtaatctctaagcaatgatggctttgacctccccccaaaacaaaacaaaagaaaggaaaagaaagcagcGGATTATCCTGACAATTTTGCAGCTTATTATGGTAATCATGCTGATTTTGTTGGAGTACAAATTTGTCAGCAATCATTTCTGTTGCAATGAACTCATACAGAGagcaattttacttcatttttgttctagaattttctaatcctttgcatttttattagATTGTTAGTATATATACCAATGTTCATAATATTAGAGTTTAAAAATGCATATGTAAAACATTTTACATTTGtgatagactttttaaaaaatctattatataaaaatatataatatatatataatttttatatagcactgtagctctgtaatcccattgttcattgatttgcttgagcaggcactagtaacgtcgccactgtgagatttgttactgcttttggaatatcgaatacgtcacgagTAGGTTACCAGGCTCtaccttgcgggcgagatactttcgatagcttgccgggctctctgagagggaaggaggaattgaacccaggttggaggaattgaacgcgggtcgaccgcgtgcaaggcatatgccctacccgcagtgctattgctctattttattatacataatgGACTTTAAAATATGTGATGCCATGTTTGGCATAATTTACATGATAAGGCAACTTTTAGTTCATGTTTTTCTtcatcaaacaaaatattttggaaatgacAGTATAAATAATGAAATGGAAATCATTATACTCCCAATATGTGGttctatgaatttattttaaatgtgtttataaatgcatatatgtgcatatgtgtatagtttatatatacatatttacacatgTATATAACTTAACATTTTTACAAATTAAGACTATATAATAATGCAGCAAAATCCACTattattgcttttcctttttcacttgtgtcaaagaaatcagaaagaaaacagaaattatgcCAGGACATTTCTTAATGCATTTTATGTATCATATGAGAAATTGACAAAATGCTCTAGAGCTTTTCACTTAGTTCAGAAGCACAACGCAATTTACAAACTATTATCactatgaaaagaaatgaaataaagaatttGCTCTGTCTAGCTTTTAGCTGATGTTAGCTAAGTGTGTATTATTTTGCTGATGTTGAACATAAGAAATTTTATGTGTCTGTTGTAATTTGGAGAGTCTCCAAAAACTGATGCAAATATTTCACAAGATTATTCCAGGAggcaaaagagaaaggaaaagaaaaaaacaaaaaaacatgtgaTGTTCTCTTAGACAGAGATTCCTGCCTTCATAAGACTGGATTTCTCCTGCTTGGTCACATAACAGTGGTTTCTAAGTTCTGTTTTGTTATGTTGACCTGGAACTTTGATGCTCATGTGCCTTGTCAACCAGGTAATTCTTTGTCTGAAGGGACACAAACAGAGCACAAAACAAGAACTTTTTAACCTTGTGCACAAATTCTAAGTACATGGATATAGTAAGTTTGAAATGTTTTCCACAGTATCTTCATTGACACAGatttatatagatacatatttgATGGTGAAGGAATTATTTAAAAACGTGTGCCCATGTGTTTTTATACTCACTTTTCAAAGTAGAGCTGCATAGTTCAACATACTTACACCTACTTAGCTGATTAAAGGGGCCACATCTCAGCTATCCCAAATGACACAATTCATAATTAAGAGAAGCCACATTTGAACCCGGCTTTGCTACTTAGGTACCATATACATTGTCTTGAATTGCACTGGGATGTCTACCTACATCAGAAATTCAGAAACGTTGAAGACTAGGGTCATACCATCCTGCAAAGTGAAAGAAACCTCTCCAGGGAGGCAGGGACTCACGGGGAAGAAATGTCTTTGCCTTTAGATGCTCTTTAGGAAGCTGATTCCGTGATCTCAGGTCTACCTAAAGAGAAGAAAGTCCCCAAAGGGACATTCACTTCAATAATTCTCTTTAATTTATCTTCATAGTATTCAAAGACATTAAGCATGGAAGGAACACCTTAGCTGTTCCACACAAACTATCCACACACATAGAAATATAACAAACATATTTGAATATCATGACTTACATCGCTGtgcgacctctttatttttattttatttagggtgCACCCCTtacactcaggaaaaaaaaagtgattgccAAACCCTAGCCCAAGGGTATCTAGAGTTTCTTATGTATCTGTCCTATCTTCTCTGAGTTTAcagttttcattttacatttaggTCAATAGCTCATTTCATGCAAACTTTTGCAAATAATCAAAATCTGAGTCTAGAATCCACCTCTTTTTTTATTGCTATGTGTATGTCTAGTTGTTCAGCTGGATTTGTTAAAGGACTATGGTTTCAATTGTATAAACTTTACTGTAAAAGAATTATCTTTGTTCAttgtattcatcatcatcatcatcatcatcccattgattgttgattttcttgaacagtctcagtaacgtctccatttgtcctagccctgagattttagaagcctctttttactatccttcccaatggtaccacattgaggctctttcagggtcaagggaatgagacccttcattgttactggttttggcatatgaatgcaccacggggagtttgtcaggctctcccatgtgggcaggaaactctctaaAGCTTActagattctctgagagggataactaggctataagatgtcttcggggagcttggttttatagtccctggatgttggttgttgatgggattacattaatggcagtttgtgggtgttactgccaagctactggaaaatgtgggatctgggtggaatagACCCAGtccgatccaagcaggtttggagatatcagccccaggttccacacacctcggttcctctgccagttccttcatgcttgagctTATCAGAATGTATGGAGAGGGACCGTGaacgtggctgtggctgggttctggaggtcttcggctgccagggatctgcttgggatggggagggaaactcaactcacccccacCTACAGTATTAATTTACTAGAAAAAGATTACTTTTGTTTCCATTGTATCAACTTTACTGTAAAgggattatttttattcatggtACTAATTTATTGTAAAAGGATTATTTTTATCTCCATTGGATAAACTACTATAAAAGGCTTATTTTTCTCCACTGTATAGACTTACTGTAAAATGATTAGATTTATCTTCATTGTATAAACTTTagtgtagaattttttttcattactctTTTTTAGGGAATTGGAAGGGCAGACCTTGACTATGCTCACGAtctacccctgactctgtgctcagggatcactcctgatggcctcAGGGGGGTCACAGagagtgctagagattgaacccaaattgacatgcaagtcaagcactttacccactgtactattactttggAATCTATTAACTTTAGTCATTTATCAATTACATTTGACAGTATTTGTGGGCATCGAGTTATGAGTCTGTTTCATTTTTGTCTCTTCTTTAACCAATATCATAATCTTCTGAATACCACACTTTTGTAATAAGTCTTAAAGTCAGATAATGAGTGTTAGATCTCATGTTCGTCAATATTGCATTAGCTTTTATAGGTAGATGTTTTGCTTTTCCacataaattttatcatttgtatgaaataaccatggcatattcgatatgccaaaaacagtaacaacaggtctcacactggggacattactggtgccgctcgagcaaatcgatgaacaacaggatgacagtgctacagtgttacagtataaaataacattaaaatatctgTCATATTGTTgaatctggggactggagcgatagtgcagcagttatggcatttgcctttcacatggccaagccgggtttgattcctccatccctctcggagagcccggcaagctaccgagagtatcccgcccacacagcagagcctggcaaactacccatggcgtattctatatgccaaaaccagtagcaacaagtctcacaatggagacgttacgggtgcccgctgagcaaattgatgagcaacgggatgacagtgatacagtgatttatttatttatgtatttcctgcatgacagagcctggcaagctacccgtgatgtattcaatatgctaaaaagtTACAGCAATGTGGTCTTCGTGTTCCTGGGAGCAAGCACATGCCATTGGGCTATGTtagaacgcaacagggacaaatggagacgttactgacacccgctcaagcaaatagatgaacaatgggatgacagtgatacaatgacttATATCATTAGTTTTCTCTTACAAGAGGAAGTCTAGACATTACCAAAACTATTCCTTGtcaaacttttgttcatttttcactAAACAGGGCAATAGCGCCTGTATAATTGCTTGGTATGTCTACTGAAGA
The nucleotide sequence above comes from Sorex araneus isolate mSorAra2 chromosome 1, mSorAra2.pri, whole genome shotgun sequence. Encoded proteins:
- the LOC129406758 gene encoding small nuclear ribonucleoprotein Sm D2-like; translation: MSLLNKPKSEMTPEELQKREEEEFNTGPLSVLTQSVKNNTQVLINCRNNKKLLGRVKAFDRHCNMVLENMKEMWTEVPKSGKGKKKSKPVNKDRYISKMFLRGDSVIVVLRNPLIAGK